The genomic region CCAGACTGCGCCCCGACGTGATGCTGGTAGACATCACCATGCCGCGGATGTCGGGTATTGAGGTGACGAAGGTCGTGAGTCAGCAGTTTCCCGGCGTGCGGGTGCTCATTTTCAGCATGCATCACAATCCCGATTACATCCTCAGTGCGGTCAACAACGGCGCTTCGGGCTACATTCCGAAGGATACCGGCGAAGATGAACTGCTCCGGGCCATCCGGACCGTGGCGGCGGGCGATCTGTACTACACGCCCAACGTCTCGTCGGTCATCATCCGGCACTGGGTCCGGCCGAAAAACGCCCCGGAAGCGGCTACGGTCGATCAGAGCAGTTCGGTCTGGAAAAAACTAACCCAGCGCGAAGCCCAGATTCTGAGCTGCATCACCGAAGGACTCAGCAGCCGCGACATTGCCAGCCGCTTTGACATCAGCCCGAACACGGTGGCCAACCAGCGGGCCAGCATCATGCGCAAGGCGGGCGTCAAAAATACCGCCGAACTCATCCGGCTGGCGCTGGACGGGCGGGAGCGCAAAGCGTAACCGGCCCTACAACACCTTCTTCAGCCGTTCGATCTGATCGGTAAAGCTTTTCATCATCCACGGCTCATGCCCGATTTGTTCGGCCTGGTCGCGGAACTCCGTGTAATCTTCGGTCATGCCCAGCCCGAAGCAGGCTTCCGCCTTGTTGACCAGAATCCAGAACTTAAGCTCGTTTGCGCTGGCCTGATGGTCCTGCGAAAGGGCGTTCTCGGCCGCGGCGCCCGCCTGGGTGGCGGCCATTTCCCGGCGCATCAGCTGGTCCCATTCCTGTTCGCAGATTTCCAGCACGTCCCGGCGGGTCCGGTTTGCCCAGACCCGGTCGGCGAGCCGTTCGTCTTCGGTGGTATTGAGGCTGCTCTGGGCGCGGCAGTTGAGCAGATAAGCCAGATTGATGCCGTTATAGCGGTTATGGTGCAGGTAAAAGCCCCGCTGAAAATACAGAATGGCGTCTTTCAGGTGGGCGTCGCCCTGCCCGCTTTCGTACAGTTTCTTTTCGATCGCCCCGGCCAGCACCACCGTTTCGGAGTCGTTGGTATGCGCCAGATCCAGTTTGTCCAGCAACTGATTGGCTTCTTTCAGGGCCTCGATGGGCGTGGGGGTCTGGGCGCGGTAGGTCGCCAGGGCCAGCCGGTGAACGAGGTAGGCGTTGCTCGAAGGCACCCGCTGGGTCAGGTCGCAGTTGACCAGCGTGAGAGCCGTCCGGAACAGGTTTTTGGCACTTTCGTGATTCTTGGCCT from Tellurirhabdus rosea harbors:
- a CDS encoding response regulator transcription factor, producing MPIRVLIVDDHSVVRKGIRMLLEDETDLEIVGEAIDGEEAVSLIPRLRPDVMLVDITMPRMSGIEVTKVVSQQFPGVRVLIFSMHHNPDYILSAVNNGASGYIPKDTGEDELLRAIRTVAAGDLYYTPNVSSVIIRHWVRPKNAPEAATVDQSSSVWKKLTQREAQILSCITEGLSSRDIASRFDISPNTVANQRASIMRKAGVKNTAELIRLALDGRERKA
- a CDS encoding TRAFs-binding domain-containing protein, translating into MTTATKTAQKTCFVVMGFGKKTDLATGRKLDLDKSYHALIKPVVEAKGMICIRADEILHSGPIDLPMYQQLLTADIVVADLSTANLNAFYELGIRHALRPRTTIVISEDQLGYPFDLNHILINKYTHLGENIDYFEVIRFQKHLGETLEAVLNREEPDSPVYTFLDDLIPPSLRREAEKTASRVGEALAQAQPHPAEGEASQTLSFIIRQGEDAIKAKNHESAKNLFRTALTLVNCDLTQRVPSSNAYLVHRLALATYRAQTPTPIEALKEANQLLDKLDLAHTNDSETVVLAGAIEKKLYESGQGDAHLKDAILYFQRGFYLHHNRYNGINLAYLLNCRAQSSLNTTEDERLADRVWANRTRRDVLEICEQEWDQLMRREMAATQAGAAAENALSQDHQASANELKFWILVNKAEACFGLGMTEDYTEFRDQAEQIGHEPWMMKSFTDQIERLKKVL